One window of Medicago truncatula cultivar Jemalong A17 chromosome 2, MtrunA17r5.0-ANR, whole genome shotgun sequence genomic DNA carries:
- the LOC11444976 gene encoding putative pectinesterase/pectinesterase inhibitor 45 gives MAFEDFDLVSERRKANAKQHLKKKILIGVTSVVLIACVIAAVTFVIVKRSGPDHNNNDKKPVQNAPPEPERVDKYSRLVTMLCSHSEYKEKCVTTLKEALKKDPKLKEPKGLLMVFMLVAKNEINNAFNKTANLKFASKEEKGAYEDCKQLFEDAKEEMGFSITEVGQLDISKLASKEAELNNWLSAVISYQDTCSDGFPEGELKKKMEMIFAESRQLLSNSLAVVSQVSQIVNAFQGGLSGFKLPWGKSDAHAPAPDADTDAVADDDEDLADAPDGAPDADQPIFEAPIGAPGAAPIGAPRVDAPPSWAAPAVDLPGSTEKPTPNVTVAKDGSGDFKTISEALAAIPQTYKGRYVVYVKEGVYDETVTVTKKMVNLTMYGDGGLKSIITGNKNFVDGVRTFQTASFVVLGDGFVGRDMGFRNTAGAIKEQAVAARVQADCSIFVNCNFEGYQDTLYAQTHRQFYRDCVISGTIDFIFGHASAVFQNCQLVLRKPLDNQKNIITANGRIDSKSNTAFVLQKCVIKGEDDLPSTTKNYIGRPWKEYSRTIIMESDIPALIQPEGWLPWEGDFALKTLYYGEYDNVGAGAKTDARVKWIGRKDIKRGEALTYTVEPFLDGSWINGTGVPAHLGLYN, from the exons ATGGCGTTCGAAGATTTTGATCTCGTATCAGAAAGGCGAAAAGCCAATGCGAAACAACACCTTAAGAAAAAGATTTTGATCGGTGTAACTTCTGTTGTTCTCATAGCATGTGTTATAGCAGCTGTAACATTTGTCATTGTCAAAAGATCAGGACCAgatcataataataatgataagaaACCAGTTCAAAACGCACCGCCAGAACCCGAGCGTGTTGATAAATACTCGAGGCTTGTGACAATGTTGTGCAGCCACTCAGAATACAAGGAAAAATGTGTAACCACACTTAAAGAGGCATTGAAAAAAGACCCTAAATTGAAAGAACCAAAGGGTCTTCTAATGGTTTTCATGCTAGTTGCCAAGAATGAAATTAACAACGCATTCAACAAAACCGCGAACTTGAAATTCGCTTCCAAGGAAGAAAAGGGAGCTTATGAAGATTGTAAACAGTTGTTTGAGGATGCTAAAGAAGAAATGGGATTCTCGATCACTGAAGTCGGGCAACTTGATATTAGCAAACTAGCTTCAAAAGAAGCTGAGTTGAACAACTGGCTTAGTGCTGTTATATCTTACCAGGACACTTGTTCTGACGGTTTCCCGGAAGgagaattgaagaaaaagatggagATGATATTTGCTGAATCAAGGCAACTTCTGAGCAACTCCCTCGCTGTTGTTTCACAGGTTTCTCAAATTGTTAATGCATTTCAAGGTGGACTTTCAGGATTCAAATTACCTTGGGGTAAATCAGATGCACATGCTCCCGCTCCCGATGCTGATACTGATGCTGTTGCGGACGACGATGAGGATCTTGCTGATGCTCCTGATGGTGCTCCCGATGCTGATCAGCCGATTTTTGAAGCTCCCATTGGTGCTCCTGGTGCTGCACCCATTGGTGCTCCCCGTGTTGACGCTCCTCCTTCTTGGGCTGCCCCAGCCGTTGACTTGCCTGGATCAACTGAGAAACCTACACCTAATGTCACTGTTGCTAAAGATGGTAGTGGAGATTTCAAAACCATCTCTGAAGCTTTGGCTGCTATTCCACAAACCTACAAAGGAAG gtatgttgtttatgttaaggAAGGAGTATACGATGAGACGGTTACAGTGACAAAGAAAATGGTGAACCTTACCATGTATGGTGATGGTGGTTTAAAGAGTATCATAACCGGCAACAAAAACTTCGTTGATGGAGTCAGAACTTTCCAAACTGCATCATTTG TGGTACTTGGAGATGGATTCGTAGGCCGGGACATGGGATTTAGAAACACAGCCGGTGCAATAAAGGAACAAGCCGTGGCCGCCAGAGTCCAAGCAGATTGCTCCATATTCGTCAACTGCAACTTCGAAGGTTACCAAGACACACTATACGCACAAACCCACAGACAATTCTACCGCGACTGTGTCATTTCTGGCACAATCGATTTCATCTTCGGCCATGCCTCCGCAGTCTTCCAAAACTGCCAATTGGTTCTTAGAAAGCCACTTGACAACCAAAAAAACATCATTACAGCGAATGGAAGAATCGACTCAAAATCAAACACCGCATTCGTCTTACAAAAATGTGTCATCAAGGGTGAGGATGACCTACCTTCAACAACCAAGAACTACATTGGAAGACCATGGAAGGAATATTCAAGGACAATTATCATGGAATCTGACATTCCTGCATTGATTCAACCTGAAGGTTGGTTACCTTGGGAAGGTGATTTTGCACTAAAAACATTGTATTATGGTGAGTATGACAATGTTGGAGCTGGTGCTAAGACTGATGCTAGAGTTAAGTGGATCGGACGCAAAGATATTAAGAGGGGAGAGGCTCTTACTTATACTGTTGAACCATTCTTGGATGGGTCATGGATTAATGGTACTGGTGTGCCTGCTCATTTGGGATTGTACAATTGA